A window of Christiangramia forsetii KT0803 contains these coding sequences:
- a CDS encoding ComF family protein, whose protein sequence is MFHDFINLLYPSVCHICDAELLKNEELICTSCLHDLPITSYHLDNENPVIKVFYGRVKIEKATALLHFRKKAGVQQLIHDLKYRGYREIGTYFGQWLGKELADSDWFGEIDMIIPVPLHKSKLIQRGYNQVEDFAKELALSLNAEYADDILLKISATQTQTLKDRLSRWGKLKDTLLVQNSEKIRGKHILLVDDLVTTGATLEACVLKLYEAQEVEISIATMAITD, encoded by the coding sequence ATGTTTCACGATTTCATCAATCTTCTTTATCCAAGCGTATGTCACATTTGTGACGCTGAATTATTGAAGAATGAAGAACTCATCTGTACTTCTTGTCTCCATGATCTGCCAATTACAAGTTACCACCTTGATAACGAGAACCCTGTAATAAAAGTATTTTATGGCAGAGTAAAGATAGAAAAAGCTACGGCATTATTGCATTTTCGGAAAAAAGCTGGAGTGCAACAGTTAATTCATGATCTTAAATACCGAGGTTACCGTGAGATTGGAACCTACTTTGGCCAATGGTTGGGAAAGGAACTTGCAGACTCTGACTGGTTTGGTGAAATTGATATGATCATTCCTGTTCCCCTTCATAAATCAAAGTTGATACAAAGAGGTTATAATCAGGTAGAAGATTTTGCAAAAGAACTGGCCTTATCTCTAAATGCCGAATACGCTGATGATATTCTCTTAAAAATAAGTGCTACCCAAACGCAAACTTTAAAAGACAGACTTTCAAGATGGGGTAAGTTAAAAGATACCTTGCTGGTTCAAAATTCAGAAAAAATAAGGGGCAAGCATATACTTTTGGTAGACGATCTTGTAACTACCGGGGCAACCCTGGAAGCCTGTGTCCTAAAATTATACGAGGCACAGGAAGTAGAAATTAGCATTGCAACTATGGCAATTACCGACTAA
- a CDS encoding Ig-like domain-containing protein, which yields MIKKVPGFLIVLILLFTMVQCAKKGMPEGGPIDEEAPKFIRANPENYSTQFDKKEIRIYFDEYIKLDKPQQQIIVSPPMTPKPSIMPLGTARKDIKIEIFDTLEENTTYAINFGRSIVDNNEANPYDYFKYVFSTGDYIDSLMVSGTVKDAKLKAPAEPVSIMLYEVDSTYTDSIVYKETPRYVTYSQDSTFTFSLENLKAGTYKMVGIMDNNGNYLYNPKSEKIGFIAENVTIPTDSTYDITVFKEELEFDPKRPSHFKGNQILFGYEGTVDLDSLDIKVLSTTPQGFDYRMVKDPKTDSLYYWYNIKPELDSVVFEVTTPKTRDTLLLARLGTLDRDSLAVSTESGGINKDFKFMANTPIVEHKDEFIKVIDKDSSEVPFTTEFFPMKNEVVLKFDKTPDNNYQISAFPGAITDLFQDTNDTIVQSVRTKATADYGRIVLDIQNIKSYPIIVQLTNTKGEVLAEQYSENSGKFTFDFLNPGDFLVRVIYDANANMKWDTGSYLQKRHPERILYYQDTIDVRSNWDKVETFSLE from the coding sequence ATGATAAAAAAAGTACCCGGATTTTTAATCGTTTTGATCTTGCTTTTTACCATGGTGCAGTGTGCTAAAAAAGGAATGCCCGAAGGAGGCCCGATAGATGAAGAAGCTCCAAAATTTATTCGCGCGAATCCTGAAAATTATAGCACTCAGTTTGACAAAAAGGAGATTAGGATCTATTTTGATGAATATATAAAATTAGACAAACCTCAACAGCAGATCATTGTTTCTCCACCAATGACCCCCAAACCAAGTATTATGCCTTTGGGGACCGCCAGAAAAGACATTAAGATCGAGATCTTTGATACACTGGAAGAAAATACAACGTACGCTATAAATTTTGGAAGAAGCATTGTAGACAACAATGAAGCAAATCCCTACGATTACTTTAAATACGTTTTTTCAACGGGAGATTATATAGATTCGCTTATGGTTTCAGGCACCGTAAAAGATGCTAAACTCAAAGCTCCCGCTGAGCCTGTTTCTATTATGCTATATGAAGTAGATTCTACTTATACAGATTCTATAGTTTATAAGGAAACTCCAAGGTATGTAACCTATTCTCAAGATAGCACATTTACTTTTTCTCTTGAAAATTTAAAAGCCGGAACCTATAAAATGGTAGGCATTATGGATAATAACGGGAATTATCTTTACAATCCTAAAAGCGAAAAAATAGGATTTATTGCTGAAAATGTCACCATTCCAACAGACAGTACGTACGATATCACAGTTTTTAAGGAAGAACTGGAATTTGACCCTAAACGGCCTTCCCATTTTAAAGGAAATCAAATTCTTTTTGGTTACGAAGGTACTGTGGATCTGGACAGTCTTGATATCAAAGTGCTTTCAACTACACCCCAAGGTTTTGATTACCGCATGGTAAAAGATCCTAAAACAGATAGCCTTTATTACTGGTATAATATAAAACCTGAACTGGATAGTGTTGTCTTTGAAGTCACCACGCCTAAAACCAGAGACACCTTATTGCTTGCCAGATTGGGAACTTTAGATAGAGATTCCCTGGCAGTAAGTACAGAATCTGGCGGAATAAATAAAGATTTTAAATTCATGGCTAACACGCCAATTGTAGAACATAAAGATGAATTTATAAAAGTAATTGACAAGGATTCTTCAGAAGTTCCTTTTACAACCGAATTCTTTCCGATGAAGAATGAAGTGGTTTTAAAATTCGATAAAACCCCGGATAATAATTATCAGATTTCAGCATTTCCCGGGGCTATCACCGATCTTTTTCAGGATACCAACGATACAATTGTTCAGAGTGTACGAACTAAGGCAACTGCAGATTACGGGAGGATAGTTTTAGATATTCAGAATATTAAATCTTATCCAATTATAGTACAGCTAACTAATACAAAAGGAGAGGTTTTGGCCGAACAATATTCTGAAAACTCCGGTAAATTCACTTTTGATTTCCTTAATCCGGGAGATTTTTTAGTCCGTGTGATTTATGATGCCAATGCGAATATGAAATGGGACACCGGAAGTTACCTTCAGAAACGTCATCCGGAAAGAATCCTTTATTATCAAGACACTATAGATGTGAGAAGCAATTGGGACAAAGTGGAAACTTTTAGTTTAGAGTAA